One segment of Pleomorphomonas sp. PLEO DNA contains the following:
- a CDS encoding thiamine phosphate synthase, whose protein sequence is MLPENLGAWGFPYLEVKLRSRLFLITPRVVDAATFAPKLEEALAAGDVASLLIAPDAAPDVDLQAIAETLVPIAQKHDVAALVLGDSRVMGRARADGIHIEAGETALKEAIETLQPKSIVGAGNIRVRHEAMEAGEAGADYIFFGLLDLEEGEEVHRKTIDLGAWWADLFEPPCVLLSGRSMDSVEVCARTGADFVAVRAAIWDHPDGPAAAVAEANAILDRIATERPDA, encoded by the coding sequence ATGCTCCCGGAAAACCTGGGGGCATGGGGCTTTCCTTATCTGGAGGTCAAGTTGCGCTCCCGCCTGTTCCTGATCACGCCCCGCGTCGTCGATGCCGCCACGTTCGCGCCCAAGCTCGAAGAGGCGCTGGCCGCCGGCGACGTCGCTTCGCTGCTGATCGCCCCCGACGCCGCTCCCGACGTCGACCTCCAAGCGATCGCCGAGACGCTGGTGCCAATCGCCCAGAAGCACGATGTCGCCGCGCTCGTGCTCGGCGACAGCCGCGTCATGGGCCGCGCCCGCGCCGACGGTATCCACATCGAGGCCGGCGAGACGGCGCTCAAGGAAGCCATCGAGACGCTGCAGCCCAAATCCATCGTTGGCGCCGGCAACATCCGCGTCCGCCACGAGGCGATGGAAGCCGGCGAAGCCGGTGCCGACTACATCTTCTTCGGCCTGCTCGACCTTGAGGAAGGCGAGGAGGTACACCGCAAGACCATCGACCTCGGCGCCTGGTGGGCCGATCTGTTCGAGCCGCCCTGCGTGCTGCTGTCCGGCCGTTCCATGGACTCGGTCGAGGTCTGCGCCCGCACCGGCGCCGATTTCGTCGCCGTCCGCGCCGCCATCTGGGACCACCCCGACGGGCCAGCCGCCGCGGTTGCCGAGGCGAACGCCATTCTCGATCGTATCGCCACTGAGCGCCCCGACGCGTAA
- the pgk gene encoding phosphoglycerate kinase, translated as MSSFKTIDDADVAGKRALVRVDLNVPIENGIVTDTTRIDRIVPTILDLAKKGAKVILLAHFGRPKGERKAEDSLKPIVAPLAKALGKPVAFADDCIGEVAEKAVAALSNGEILLLENTRYYKGEEKNDPALVDALAKLGDLYVNDAFSAAHRAHASTEGLAHKLPAYAGRTMQAELTALGAALGTPKRPVLAVVGGAKVSSKIDLLENLVAKVDILVIGGGMANTFLAAQGINVGKSLCEHDLADTAKRILARAKETKCEIVLPVDAVVAREFKAGAANEVVSVNAVPADAMILDAGPKSIDAVKVAIDKAKTLVWNGPLGAFEIEPFDKATVAAAQYAAAATKAGKLLTVAGGGDTVSALNHAGAAADFTYISTAGGAFLEWMEGKELPGVKALEG; from the coding sequence ATGAGCAGCTTCAAGACCATCGATGACGCCGACGTCGCCGGCAAACGCGCCCTCGTCCGCGTCGATCTGAACGTTCCCATCGAGAACGGCATCGTCACCGACACCACCCGCATCGACCGCATCGTCCCGACGATTCTCGACCTCGCCAAAAAAGGCGCCAAGGTCATCCTGCTGGCCCACTTCGGCCGCCCGAAGGGCGAGCGCAAGGCCGAGGACAGCCTGAAGCCGATCGTCGCTCCGCTGGCCAAGGCCCTCGGCAAGCCGGTCGCCTTCGCCGACGACTGCATTGGCGAAGTGGCCGAGAAGGCCGTCGCCGCCCTGTCGAACGGCGAGATCCTGTTGCTCGAGAACACCCGCTATTACAAGGGCGAAGAGAAGAACGACCCGGCGCTGGTCGACGCTCTCGCCAAGCTCGGCGACCTCTACGTCAACGACGCCTTCTCGGCCGCCCATCGCGCCCATGCCTCGACCGAAGGCCTCGCCCACAAGCTGCCGGCCTATGCCGGTCGCACCATGCAGGCCGAGCTGACCGCTCTCGGCGCCGCGCTCGGCACGCCGAAGCGTCCGGTGCTCGCCGTGGTCGGCGGCGCCAAGGTGTCGAGCAAGATCGATCTGCTCGAGAACCTCGTCGCCAAGGTCGACATCCTGGTGATCGGTGGCGGCATGGCCAACACCTTCCTGGCCGCCCAGGGCATTAATGTCGGCAAGTCCCTCTGCGAGCACGACCTCGCCGACACCGCCAAGCGCATCCTGGCTCGGGCCAAAGAAACCAAGTGCGAGATCGTTCTGCCGGTTGACGCCGTCGTCGCCCGCGAGTTCAAGGCCGGCGCCGCCAACGAGGTCGTGTCCGTCAACGCCGTTCCGGCCGACGCCATGATCCTCGACGCCGGTCCGAAGTCGATCGACGCCGTCAAGGTCGCCATCGACAAGGCCAAGACGCTGGTCTGGAACGGCCCGCTCGGCGCCTTCGAGATCGAGCCCTTCGACAAGGCCACCGTTGCCGCCGCCCAGTATGCCGCCGCTGCCACCAAGGCCGGCAAGCTCCTGACGGTCGCCGGTGGTGGCGACACCGTCTCGGCGCTCAACCACGCCGGCGCTGCCGCCGACTTCACCTACATCTCGACGGCGGGCGGTGCTTTCCTCGAGTGGATGGAAGGCAAGGAACTGCCGGGCGTCAAGGCGCTTGAGGGTTAA